One stretch of Caloenas nicobarica isolate bCalNic1 chromosome 2, bCalNic1.hap1, whole genome shotgun sequence DNA includes these proteins:
- the LOC135985629 gene encoding cytochrome b5, whose amino-acid sequence MVGSSEAGGESWRGRYYRLEEVQKHNNSQSTWIILHHRIYDVTKFLDEHPGGEEVLREQAGGDATENFEDVGHSTDARALSETFIVGELHPDDRGKLQKPAETLITTAQSQSSSWSNWVIPAIVAIIVALMYRSYMSD is encoded by the exons ATGGTGGGCTCCAGCGAGGCCGGGGGTGAGTCGTGGCGGGGCCGGTACTACCGGCTGGAGGAGGTGCAGAAGCACAACAACAGCCAGAGCACCTGGATCATCCTGCACCACCGCATCTACGATGTCACCAAGTTTCTGGACGAG CACCCAGGTGGTGAAGAGGTCCTAAGGGAGCAAGCTGGGGGAGATGCTACTGAGAACTTTGAAGATGTTGGCCATTCCACAGATGCAAGGGCACTGTCAGAAACCTTTATTGTTGGGGAACTTCATCCG GATGATAGAGGGAAGCTTCAGAAACCAGCA gaaACTCTTATTACCACTGCTCAGTCTCAGTCCAG TTCGTGGTCCAACTGGGTGATCCCAGCAATAGTAGCAATCATCGTGGCCCTGATGTATCGTTCCTACATGTCAGACTAA